The Rothia sp. SD9660Na DNA segment AAGCTGGCCCCGGCGGCGCCCTGCTGGCCTACGCCCTCATCGGCATCATGGTGCTGCTCCTCATGCAGTCCCTGGGCGAAATGGCAGCCAACCTGCCCGTTGCAGGCTCCTTCCAGACCTTCGCCTCCCGCTACGTCTCAGACTCTTTCGGCTTCGCCATGGGCTGGAACTACTGGTTCAACTGGGCCATTACCGTAGCTGCTGAACTGGTGGCTGCCGGCGTCATCATGTCCTACTGGCTCCCAGGCGTTCCCGGCTGGGTCTGGGCAGGCGTCTTCCTGGCCATCATTCTGGGTATCAACGTGCTCTCGGCCCGCTCCTACGGCGAATCAGAGTTCTGGCTGGCTACCATCAAGGTGGTCACAGTTATCGTCTTCCTAATTGCCGGCGTCGCCATGATTTTCGGCATCCTGGGCAACCACGACAACGATTTCGCTAACTGGACCGACGGCGAAGCACCCTTCAAGGGTGGCTTCCTCTCTATCCTGGCTATCTTCATGGTCGCTGGTTTCTCCTTTCAGGGCACCGAAATGATTGGTGTTGCCGCTGGTGAATCTGAGAACCCCCGCCGCGACGTGCCCCGCGCCCTCAAGAGCGTTTTCTGGCGCATCATGCTCTTCTACATCGGTGCTATCGCAATTATCGGTACCCTGATTCCCTACACCAGCCCCAACCTGCTGCGGGCGGACACCACCGATATCGCCTACTCACCCTTCACCATGGTTTTTGAGAACTTGGGTATTGCATTTGCCGCTTCGGTGATGAACGCCGTCATTCTGACCGCGATTCTCTCTGCCGGTAACTCGGGCCTCTATGTTTCATCCCGTATGCTCTATGCCCTGGCACTGGAGGGGCGTGCTCCCAAGATTTTTGCCCGCGTGAACTCCCGCGGCATTCCCATGCCCGCCCTGCTCATGACCGCCGCTATCGGCCTCTTCGGCTTCGTCTCTGCCGTTGTGGGCGAGGGTTCTGCCTACACCTGGCTGATTAACATCTCCGGCCTGTCGGGCTTCATCACCTGGGTGGGCGTGGCTATCTGCCACTACCGCTTCCGCCGCGCCTACGTTGCCCAGGGCAACGATGTGAACGACCTGCCCTACAAGGCCCCTCTCTTCCCGATTGGCCCCATCGTTGCGCTGCTGATGTGCCTGCTGGTGATTGCCGGCCAGAACTACAACGCTATCTTCGCTGGCCACTGGTTCGAGGTTGTCTCGGCCTACATCGG contains these protein-coding regions:
- a CDS encoding amino acid permease, with product MSTEAQSAPTGQTKEELKRGLASRHLSMIAIGGAIGTGLFVASGSTIAEAGPGGALLAYALIGIMVLLLMQSLGEMAANLPVAGSFQTFASRYVSDSFGFAMGWNYWFNWAITVAAELVAAGVIMSYWLPGVPGWVWAGVFLAIILGINVLSARSYGESEFWLATIKVVTVIVFLIAGVAMIFGILGNHDNDFANWTDGEAPFKGGFLSILAIFMVAGFSFQGTEMIGVAAGESENPRRDVPRALKSVFWRIMLFYIGAIAIIGTLIPYTSPNLLRADTTDIAYSPFTMVFENLGIAFAASVMNAVILTAILSAGNSGLYVSSRMLYALALEGRAPKIFARVNSRGIPMPALLMTAAIGLFGFVSAVVGEGSAYTWLINISGLSGFITWVGVAICHYRFRRAYVAQGNDVNDLPYKAPLFPIGPIVALLMCLLVIAGQNYNAIFAGHWFEVVSAYIGLPIIIGVWLVHKLVTGSKTIPLKDVDVSGLEVSGK